A genomic window from Acidobacteriota bacterium includes:
- a CDS encoding alpha-amylase, protein MNTLLNRSWNGALREFHVARAVRDAYGLDDTLFSSTGNVVFADFRAAREFAHRINQRRPPEHAVGASDIYALGLIDEALHLLIARHRRERSPELWTEAVELLTGSIGAGPLEQLLWAFVEEFPPTAVYGGDISAREFLEGETAGESHREAVLEELVLLSLANRNPAFAPYREFFDDSSLRESTAYGEAVRRLDSFLSAAESSGPRGESLLDLLLAPVRAAPDSLQGQLEFIRTSWAELLGPDLARILGGLDFLAEEHRAWFPAGPGVVEPPDYGILAETGERYSADRDWMPRLVLLAKNAHVWLAQLSRSSGATITTLDGIPDSELERLANWGFTGLWLIGVWERSRASERIKRRMGDEDAVASAYSLEDYRIADALGGEAAFENLSERAWRYGIRLSTDMVPNHMGIDSRWVINHPDWFLSLDHSPYPTYSFNGPDLSDDPRVGIFIEDHYWDRSDAAVVFKRVDRETGDERFVYHGNDGTSMPWNDTAQLDYLKPEVREAVIQTILAVARRSPVIRFDAAMTLARQHYHRLWFPEPGAAGAVPSRAQFSLTRAEFDQAMPREFWREVVDRVAEEAPDTLLLAEAFWLLEGYFVRTLGMHRVYNSAFMNMLRDERNAEYRQLIKSTLEFDPRILKRYVNFMSNPDEKTAIDQFGTEDKYFGVATLMATMPGLPMFGHGQIEGLAEKYGMEFQRPRWDESTNDGLVWRHELQLFPLLRRRHFFAEVDRFLLYDFLTEDGTVDENVFAYSNDIGGERSLVVYNNRFGETRGRLLESTAVVESTDSEQKNLVRRSLADGLRLPEGDGSWVIFKDAISGLEHVKSCCELRRAGFRFELDAYRLHCLVDFREVAEDDDHPWGELAGHLQNRGVRSVDDALGQWRAAAILEPFRRMLSPETLERLASSEHSKSAESEFFDVARTEVGELLEAVQKEAGKDDAKGGALTESRILTELETVFDLARFARDDEDHGRDNGWIGELGDALEDPASWAMVVTWVIARHLGEIAGVGKRSEATRQLYADWHLRSTLVDVVVALGRSEGDARRVAEIVDLMIQSVERRPRGSGLEGLGSVLATLVDGESGRRQLRVNRHDDVLWFHRESFEELLLWVLLGWVSDAVVEDSATAPATVTAAAAVLETLAEAAEASAYQLADFLEILAAADDIAKSNG, encoded by the coding sequence ATGAACACCCTTTTGAACCGATCCTGGAACGGCGCCCTTCGAGAATTCCACGTCGCGCGTGCAGTGCGCGATGCATATGGACTTGACGACACACTTTTCTCTTCCACCGGCAACGTGGTGTTCGCCGATTTCCGCGCTGCGAGGGAGTTCGCCCATCGCATCAACCAACGGCGGCCGCCGGAGCACGCGGTCGGCGCGAGCGACATTTACGCTCTGGGCCTGATCGACGAGGCCCTCCACCTCCTGATCGCCCGCCATCGCCGAGAGAGATCTCCTGAACTCTGGACCGAGGCAGTCGAACTGTTGACCGGGAGTATTGGGGCCGGCCCGTTGGAGCAGCTGTTGTGGGCATTCGTCGAGGAGTTCCCCCCGACGGCCGTGTACGGCGGAGATATTTCGGCAAGAGAATTCCTCGAGGGCGAGACGGCCGGTGAGTCTCACCGGGAGGCGGTCCTCGAAGAGCTGGTTCTGTTGTCGCTCGCAAACCGGAACCCGGCCTTTGCGCCCTACCGCGAGTTTTTTGACGACAGCAGTCTCCGAGAGTCCACCGCGTATGGCGAGGCCGTCCGGCGTCTCGATTCTTTTCTCTCGGCAGCGGAATCCTCTGGCCCGAGAGGCGAGAGTCTGCTGGACCTCCTGTTGGCGCCGGTTCGGGCCGCCCCGGACTCCCTGCAGGGGCAGCTCGAGTTCATCCGCACTTCCTGGGCGGAGCTGTTGGGTCCCGACCTCGCCCGCATTCTCGGTGGCCTCGACTTCCTGGCCGAGGAGCATCGGGCGTGGTTTCCGGCCGGACCCGGGGTGGTCGAACCGCCGGACTACGGCATTCTCGCGGAGACCGGCGAGAGATATTCGGCAGACCGCGACTGGATGCCTCGGCTGGTATTGCTGGCGAAGAACGCCCATGTCTGGCTGGCGCAGCTGAGCCGCTCCAGCGGGGCCACGATCACCACCTTGGACGGTATCCCCGACTCCGAGCTCGAGCGTCTGGCGAACTGGGGATTTACAGGTTTGTGGCTGATCGGGGTGTGGGAGCGAAGCCGGGCGTCCGAGAGAATCAAGCGCCGCATGGGTGATGAAGACGCGGTCGCATCCGCGTACTCACTCGAGGACTACCGGATCGCAGATGCGCTCGGCGGTGAAGCCGCCTTCGAAAACCTGAGCGAGCGGGCGTGGCGGTACGGCATCCGCCTCTCGACCGACATGGTCCCCAACCACATGGGCATCGATTCTCGGTGGGTCATCAATCACCCGGACTGGTTCCTGTCGCTCGACCACTCACCCTATCCGACGTACAGCTTCAACGGGCCGGATCTGTCGGACGATCCCAGGGTTGGGATATTCATCGAGGACCACTACTGGGACCGCTCCGATGCGGCGGTGGTCTTCAAGCGGGTGGACCGCGAGACAGGCGATGAACGATTCGTCTATCACGGCAATGACGGCACCTCGATGCCGTGGAACGACACCGCTCAGCTCGACTACCTCAAGCCCGAGGTTCGCGAGGCGGTGATCCAGACCATCCTGGCGGTGGCCCGGCGATCACCAGTCATACGCTTCGATGCAGCCATGACGCTGGCGCGACAGCACTACCATCGCCTGTGGTTCCCGGAGCCCGGAGCCGCGGGCGCGGTGCCCTCGCGGGCCCAGTTTTCCCTTACTCGCGCGGAGTTCGACCAAGCGATGCCTCGCGAATTCTGGCGAGAGGTCGTCGATCGGGTGGCCGAGGAGGCGCCCGACACCCTTTTACTGGCCGAGGCTTTCTGGCTCCTCGAGGGATATTTCGTGCGCACCCTCGGCATGCACCGGGTATACAACTCGGCATTCATGAACATGTTGCGCGACGAGCGCAACGCCGAATACCGGCAGCTGATCAAATCCACTCTCGAGTTCGACCCTCGGATCCTCAAGCGATACGTCAACTTCATGTCGAATCCCGACGAGAAGACGGCGATTGACCAGTTCGGCACCGAGGACAAGTACTTCGGCGTGGCAACCCTGATGGCCACGATGCCGGGACTGCCGATGTTCGGCCACGGCCAGATCGAAGGCCTGGCCGAAAAGTACGGGATGGAATTTCAGCGACCGCGTTGGGACGAGTCGACGAATGACGGGCTTGTCTGGCGGCACGAGCTCCAGCTCTTCCCGCTTCTGCGGCGGCGTCATTTTTTTGCGGAGGTTGATCGCTTCCTGCTGTACGACTTCCTGACCGAAGACGGGACGGTCGACGAAAACGTCTTTGCCTACTCGAACGACATCGGTGGAGAGCGAAGCCTGGTCGTGTACAACAACCGTTTCGGTGAGACGCGAGGACGGCTGCTCGAATCCACTGCCGTTGTCGAGAGCACGGATTCCGAGCAGAAGAACCTGGTGCGGAGATCTCTGGCGGACGGTCTGCGGCTGCCCGAAGGCGACGGCAGTTGGGTGATATTCAAAGATGCCATCTCGGGTCTCGAACACGTGAAGTCGTGCTGCGAACTCCGACGGGCCGGTTTCCGGTTCGAGCTCGACGCGTATCGCCTTCACTGCCTTGTCGATTTTCGTGAGGTGGCTGAGGATGATGACCACCCTTGGGGCGAACTCGCTGGTCATCTGCAGAACCGCGGCGTGCGAAGCGTCGATGACGCCCTAGGACAGTGGCGGGCGGCAGCCATCCTCGAGCCATTTCGACGCATGCTCTCCCCGGAGACGCTCGAGCGATTGGCCTCGAGCGAACACTCGAAGAGTGCGGAGTCCGAGTTCTTCGATGTCGCACGCACCGAGGTCGGCGAGCTGCTCGAGGCTGTCCAGAAAGAGGCCGGCAAGGATGACGCGAAAGGTGGAGCGCTGACCGAAAGCCGCATCCTCACCGAGCTTGAGACCGTGTTCGATCTTGCACGGTTTGCTCGGGACGACGAGGATCACGGACGGGACAACGGCTGGATTGGCGAGCTCGGGGATGCTCTCGAAGATCCGGCGAGTTGGGCGATGGTCGTGACCTGGGTCATCGCCCGCCACCTGGGAGAAATCGCGGGCGTCGGAAAGAGGTCGGAAGCGACCCGTCAGCTCTACGCCGATTGGCACCTGCGTTCGACATTGGTCGACGTCGTGGTGGCCCTCGGTCGCTCCGAGGGCGATGCCAGGCGCGTGGCGGAAATAGTTGATCTTATGATCCAATCTGTCGAACGGAGACCGCGGGGGTCGGGGCTGGAGGGTCTGGGTTCGGTCCTGGCCACGCTTGTGGACGGTGAATCCGGCCGCCGCCAGCTGCGCGTCAATCGCCACGACGATGTCCTGTGGTTCCATCGCGAGTCGTTCGAAGAGCTGCTCCTGTGGGTGCTTTTGGGATGGGTTTCCGATGCTGTCGTGGAGGACAGTGCGACGGCCCCGGCGACGGTCACAGCTGCTGCGGCCGTTCTCGAAACCCTCGCTGAGGCTGCGGAAGCCTCCGCTTATCAGTTGGCCGACTTCCTCGAAATCTTGGCGGCTGCCGACGACATCGCGAAGTCGAACGGGTGA
- the pyrC gene encoding dihydroorotase, with translation MELRIATPDDWHLHLRDGEPMKDIVAHSARTFGRAVVMPNLRPPITTVADARAYRRRICNAIPEGLPFEPLMTLYLTDKTPPSEIIEAAADAIMAGVKLYPAGATTNSDAGVTDLERVLPVLEAMSDHGLPLLVHGEVADSGVDIFDREMVFIENVLSPLIDRVPGLRVVLEHITTAEAVGWVLQARSGVAATITPHHLMLDRNAIFNNGINPHHYCLPILKRDTDREALLWAATSGSPRFFLGTDSAPHARNAKECAHGCAGMFSAHAAIEFYAEVFEEAGALDFLEGFASFHGADFYGLPRNEGFVTLVREEWSVPSEFDFGDAEVVPLGAGGTVRWRLVERKKPS, from the coding sequence ATGGAGCTTCGGATCGCCACCCCGGACGACTGGCACCTCCATCTTCGTGATGGAGAGCCGATGAAGGACATCGTCGCTCACAGCGCGCGGACCTTCGGCCGTGCTGTCGTGATGCCCAATCTGCGACCGCCGATCACCACCGTCGCCGATGCTCGCGCCTACCGACGACGCATCTGCAATGCAATTCCGGAGGGACTACCGTTCGAACCGCTGATGACCCTCTACCTGACTGACAAGACGCCGCCTTCCGAGATCATCGAGGCCGCGGCGGATGCAATCATGGCGGGTGTCAAGCTCTATCCCGCGGGTGCCACGACGAACTCGGACGCCGGAGTGACCGACCTCGAGCGGGTGCTGCCTGTCCTCGAGGCGATGTCGGACCACGGCCTTCCGTTGCTCGTCCACGGAGAAGTCGCTGATTCTGGGGTCGACATCTTCGATCGGGAGATGGTCTTCATCGAGAACGTCCTCTCGCCTCTCATCGATCGGGTGCCTGGTCTCAGGGTGGTCCTGGAACACATCACCACGGCAGAAGCGGTCGGATGGGTGCTCCAGGCACGTTCCGGCGTGGCAGCCACGATCACCCCGCATCACCTGATGCTCGACCGAAACGCGATCTTCAACAACGGCATCAACCCACATCACTACTGCCTCCCGATTTTGAAGAGGGACACCGATCGGGAGGCATTGCTCTGGGCAGCCACCAGCGGCAGCCCGCGCTTCTTCCTCGGAACCGACAGCGCACCCCACGCTCGAAATGCAAAGGAGTGCGCGCACGGATGCGCGGGCATGTTTTCTGCCCACGCTGCCATCGAGTTCTATGCCGAGGTCTTCGAAGAGGCGGGTGCCCTCGATTTTCTCGAGGGCTTCGCGTCGTTTCACGGTGCGGATTTCTACGGCCTGCCACGGAATGAAGGCTTCGTCACACTGGTTCGGGAGGAGTGGAGCGTGCCAAGCGAATTCGACTTCGGTGATGCCGAGGTGGTGCCCCTTGGTGCCGGTGGCACCGTGCGTTGGCGGCTGGTCGAGAGGAAAAAACCGAGCTAA